The Impatiens glandulifera chromosome 3, dImpGla2.1, whole genome shotgun sequence genome contains a region encoding:
- the LOC124930256 gene encoding glutamic acid-rich protein-like produces the protein MTPTSTTPQDDDGPQITPTSTAPRDGCRLDEMTKEIKRILKRKENKMIEEKKEEDRDEIKEEDMENVEDLVKVEKKKKKKKKKKKNVKIKEEDVEKVDVLVKIEEDKKRVEEDKEKIEEDKEEDVMVEDQVKLENKKKKNKKKVKVEKKNDMIEEEDVENVDVLEKDEEDKEKIEEDKEEDLVLKIEEDNEEDVFVDKINKDKEEDMFVENDEEVNENIEEDNDENVLEEKDEDLMNEKIDEEDTEKIQEENEKIEEDNEENMLGEKDEDLVNEKIDEEDKEKIEEDREKDVFVDREDKKKVEKNKEDKEEDVFVEKEDKKKVEKKKEDKEKEDKKKVDKKKVDKKKVEKKVDKKKAYKEEDVIVEKEAMKKDLEKKVEEDVVEVKNSALQYKRKGLGSKLLTPYTDPSGKK, from the exons ATGACTCCAACATCAACAACTCCGCAAGATGATGATGGCCCTCAAATTACTCCAACATCAACAGCTCCTCGGGATGGATGTAGATTGGATGAAATGACGAAAGAA ATCAAGAGAATATTGAAGAGGAAGGAGAACAAGATGATtgaggagaagaaggaggaaGACAGGGATGAG ATTAAGGAGGAAGACATGGAGAACGTGGAGGATCTGGTGaaggtggagaagaagaagaagaagaagaagaaaaagaagaagaatgtgaAG ATTAAAGAGGAGGATGTGGAGAAGGTGGACGTGTTGGTGAAGATTGAGGAAGACAAGAAGAGGGTTGAGGAAGACAAAGAGAAGATTGAGGAAGATAAGGAGGAGGATGTGATGGTGGAGGATCAAGTGAAGTtggagaataagaagaagaaaaataagaagaaggTGAAGGTGGAGAAGAAGAAT GACATGATTGAGGAGGAAGATGTGGAGAACGTGGATGTGTTGGAGAAGGATGAGGAAGACAAAGAGAAGATTGAGGAAGACAAAGAGGAGGATCTGGTGCTGAAGATTGAGGAAGATAATGAGGAGGATGTGTTTGTGGACAAGATTAACAAAGACAAGGAGGAGGATATGTTTGTAGAGAACGATGAG GAGGTGAATGAGAATATTGAGGAAGACAATGATGAAAATGTGTTGGAGGAGAAGGATGAGGATCTGATGAATGAGAAGATTGATGAGGAAGACACGGAGAAGATTCAAGAAGAAAATGAGAAGATTGAGGAAGACAACGAGGAAAATATGTTGGGGGAGAAGGATGAAGATCTAGTGAATGAGAAGATTGATGAGGAAGACAAGGAGAAGATTGAGGAAGACAGAGAGAAGGATGTATTTGTAGATAGAGAGGACAAGAAGAAGGTGGAGAAAAATAAGGAAGACAAGGAGGAGGATGTGTTTGTGGAGAAGGAGGACAAGAAGaaggtggagaagaagaaggaagacaagGAGAAGGAGGACAAGAAGAAGGTAGACAAGAAGAAGGTAGACAAGAAGAAGGTGGAGAAGAAAGTGGATAAGAAGAAGGCATACAAGGAGGAGGATGTGATTGTGGAGAAGGAAGCAATGAAGAAGGATTTGGAGAAGAAGGTGGAAGAGGATGTGGTGGAAGTGAAGAATAGTGCACTCCAATATAAGAGAAAAGGGTTGGGATCAAAATTACTTACTCCTTACACCGACCCTTCTGGAAAAAAATGA
- the LOC124930255 gene encoding uncharacterized abhydrolase domain-containing protein DDB_G0269086-like encodes MTQVDFEEIRQKGTPAAKGVIDRVTEAGLEYFLGGPHVLYREAVEEFFKTATLSGDKITATVSGTEFELTEESVTESLRLPTDGQDAASDLELTTFEAACQILSATKEPLKVSGNKATLRPEKVNKIQTLPREEAAGPRLHRWPKEDIHQEISPGKRKDRKQGQGEDSILEPPSQTRDEEESASTSERTDSEKTDDERPNDEEHSGTSPDNTGTGANPENAEASEEGSEEEEEEDDQKKADFIARRILKDVELRAEAVGELYREWHENRFDRLYKHMLPGLIDEECFRRLKEIEETVMSLTNAETIHEALGRTSIIRPRARLQKLTVRIRKLKERYVEGTPEANLQLLVLEKLETVRGELAEEIDRLEAVVGQRGKQHSLASETDHGATPPRADPVINETDERTETPLVGKLETEQHGVSEPGVTKENLNASLEDRNNKLQDDLKALTSQVDELIKAKMNADIAVVEANARAAKEVQDALDEEARREKEPPQLTEEERAERERRTVAKYPGLAKSVAAQAAADAERLNNERQRLEDFATAHKKKKTTAPSYSVPAKQKRKPSKKAQVAGLLDGITDTVIESQPDQATRTEDEDEEHLVERSTRQRVSESASQPQPFKRKRTKDMMASFNFSDSE; translated from the exons AtgactcaggtggatttcgaggaaatccgacaaaAGGGCACGCCTGCAGCAAAGGGAGTTATTGACAGAGTAACCGAAGCCGGACTTGAGTACTTTCTCGGCGGTCCCCATGTTCTATAtagagaagcggttgaagaattcttcaaaaccgcaactcTATCTggcgacaagatcaccgcgactgtcAGCGGTACTGAATTCGAGCTAACCGAAGAATCGGTTACGGAGAGCCTACGCCTTCCAACAGACGGCCAAGATGCAGCGTCGGATCTAGAACTAACAACGTTCGAGGCAGCATGTCAAATACTCTCAGCAACCAAGGAACCATTAAAAGTATCCGGTAACAAAGCGACACTACGACCGGA GAAGGTTAATAAGATCCAAACACTTCCTagagaggaagcagccggcccccggctccacaggtggccgaaagaagacatCCACCAAGAAATCAGCCCCGGTAAAAGAAAAGACCGGAAGCAAGGGCAAGGAGAAGATAGTATTCTCGAACCGCCATCACAAACAAGAGATGAGGAAGAATCGGCTTCCACGTCTGAACGGACCGACTCTGAGAAAACCGATGATGAAAGACCGAATGATGAAGAGCATTCGGGTACAAGTCCCGATAATACCGGTACGGGCGCAAATCCTGAGAACGCCGAGGCCAGTGAAGAAGGCagtgaagaggaggaggaggaggacgaccAGAAGAAGGCCGATTTTATAGCGCGCCGGATCTTGAAGGACGTTGAACTACGAGCTGAAGCGGTCGGGGAattataccgggaatggcacgagaACCGATTCGATAGACTTTACAAACACATGTTACCGGGCCTAATCGACGAAGAGTGTTTCCGAAGGCTGAAGGAAATAGAGGAAACAGTCATGAGCCTCACAAACGCCGAAACTATTCACGAAGCCTTGGGCCGAACCTCCATCATAAGACCGCGAGCCCGGCTACAGAAGCTAACCGTACGGATCCGGAAGCTTAAGGAAAGGTACGTCGAGGGAACACCGGAGGCTAACTTACAGCTCTTGGTGTTAGAAAAACTTGAGACAGTGAGAGGAGAACTCGCAGAAGAAATCGATCGACTTGAGGCGGTGGTCGGACAGCGAGGAAAACAGCACTCTCTAGCTTCTGAGACCGATCATGGTGCAACTCCTCCTCGGGCGGATCCGGTGATAAACGAAACCGATGAAAGGACGGAGACTCCTCTCGTCGGGAAACTTGAAACTGAACAACATGGGGTCTCAGAACCGGGCGTCACAAAAGAAAACTTGAATGCGAGCCTTGAAGACCGCAACAACAAGCTACAAGACGACCTCAAGGCGCTCACCTCACAAGTTGATGAATTGATCAAGGCCAAGATGAATGCAGATATTGCGGTTGTGGAGGCAAATgcccgagcggctaaggaagtccaggatgcgctggacgaagaaGCCAGAAGAGAAAAGGAGCCACCGCAACTTACTGAAGAAGAAAGAGCCGAGCGAGAACGAAGGACAGTGGCTAAGTACCCGGGACTTGCAAAGTCCGTAGCCGCTCAAGCTGCAGCGGATGCAGAGCGGCTAAATAATGAACGACAAAGACTTGAAGACTTTGCAACCgctcacaagaagaagaaaacaacgGCTCCTTCCTATTCGGTTCCGGCGAAACAGAAAAGGAAACCATCAAAGAAGGCTCAGGTAGCCGGGCTGCTGGATGGGATCACTGACACGGTTATTGAAAGTCAACCGGACCAGGCTACTCGCaccgaagatgaagatgaagaacatctGGTGGAGCGttctacaagacaacgagtctccGAATCGGCCAGTCAACCGCAACCGTTTAAGAGGAAACGGACCAAGGATATGATGGCCAGCTTCAACTTCTCcgactcagaatag